A segment of the Bombus huntii isolate Logan2020A chromosome 14, iyBomHunt1.1, whole genome shotgun sequence genome:
ACCCCATTACCATCGCGTCACGTTTTGTACGATTCTAAAGAATGCTCTCATCATACGATGTATAGCGGCACCACTATTATCCAAACAAGGTAATACCTTGTTCGAACTGTGCATAATTGCATACGTTGTAAATTGTAAACTATTTTTAACTGTTAATTCGCATTCGTCACTAGAAGTTACAACGACCAACCAGTTCTAGCTCGAGTTATTCGAACAGGATTCCATACGAATAAGGGTTCTTTGGTCGCTGCTATCTTGTACCCACCCCCTGCAGATTTTAAGTTCGATCAAGATTCTTACAAGTTTATTGGCATACTAGCACTTATCGCAACATGCGGTTTCATTTACACTATTGTAACCAAggtacattttatattttcatttccaaGAATAAAAGCTTAATGCATTtcttcaataaaatattacacaaatattcttttctcTAGGCTTCCAGGGGAATCACAGCGGGAGATATAGTGATAAAAGCTTTAGATATAATAACAATAGTAATTCCACCAGCATTACCTGCAGCAATGACCGTAGGAAAGCTATACGCTCAAGTACGATTGAAACGAGCACAAATATACTGTATTAGTAATAGAGTTATTAACGTATCTGGCAGTATAAATTGCATCTGTTTCGATAAGGTTAGAAGAATGTAGTCTAcataacatatataatattaaatctgagaatattatataatattagttAATTatcttttgtatatttctatgTACAGACTGGTACTTTAACAGAAGATGGTTTAGATATGTGGGGCATTGTGCCTTGTACGAATGGTGTTCTCGGTGAAGCAGAAAGATCTATTCCCAAATTAAACAATCATCTTCTCTTTGAAGGAATGTTAGTTTGTCATAGCTTAACATTAATAAATGGTACACTCTGCGGAGATCCTTTAGACGTTAAGGTAATCTactataataaattacaattatacaGAAATCATCCTTGAATCGAAGTATCATTGAAAAAAGGAATGATTAATTATTGATTTAGATTAATTATTGCTTTAGATGTTCGAAAGTACCGGATGGATATTAGAAGAGTTCAATAACGAACATTCAAATAAATACGATCTCGTAGCACCAACAATCGTGAAACCGCCAAAAAACAATAGTTTCACGCAAAATATGAATGAAATATCGGAAATTGGAATAGTGCAACAATATCAATTCTCGAGCTCTCTCCAACGAATGTCTGTGATAGTACGCGTACTGGGTTCCGATACGTACAAAGCTTACACGAAAGGATCACCCGAGATGATACTTAGTTTAAGCAAACCCGAAACCATACCGAAAGATATAATGATCTGTTTAAAACGTTACACAGAACAGGGTTATCGAGTGATAGCTATGGGACAAACGAAATTACCCGAAAATAGTAATAAGGTAAAAATAATCAActtgatatttctttttataaactTCCAATTTTCTATATTCAATTAGATTTTCGATTAAATTTCCTCTATCCTGCACAGATAATGAAATTGCCTCGAGATGCGGTCGAACAGAACCTTGAATTTCTAGGCTTAGTTATTATGGAAAACAGGTTGAAGGCACCAACTATACCAGTGATCAAGGAGCTAAGAACAGCTAACATACATGTTTTAATGATTACAGGTAATTAGAGTTTAGCAATTTCCGTACGATGGCATTTCAACATATTAGTATTAGTTGTTGGATAGCAAAATGACTCGCTCACTTTTCACATTCACAGGAGATAACATTCAGACTGCAGTGAGCGTTGCAAAAGAATGTGGCATTTTGTCGCCGCAAGAATCTGTGATAGATGTGACGGTAGttatggaagaaaataaatcaCAGCCTGAGATTTATTTCAATGCTCAAGAAATGTCTTCAAAATTGGTAAATTCCTTAAATTCCaatggaaattttcaaaattgatATTCAGAAAGATCGAAGAGAACAGCTggctatttcttttttccagaATCTTCATAATAAAAAACTGAACATACTGGAATTGAAAGATATAGAACGAAATATAGGCAACACTAATTATCGATTCGCATTAACAGGCCAATCATGGCAATTATTGCGTGAGTATTATCCAGATATCATAGCAAAAATTTGCGTCCGTGGTGCAATATTTGCCCGGATGACCAGCGATCAGAAGCAACAATTAGTGTTGGAATTAATGCAACTTGGTTATTATGTGGGTATGCATCGCCATTTAACATTTACCGtacattaatttcattatccTGTACAATAGtcatttcaaaatgttttataatcATCCTAGCTATGTGTGGAGATGGTGCTAATGATTGCGGTGCTCTGAGAGCCGCACACGCAGGCATATCTTTATCCGAAGCAGAATCTAGGTAATATCTCAATGCTAAAGAATTACATCATTTTTTTACGTAATAACCACGGGCGACTTAACTTTCATATATGTCAAGTTTATCATAcataatttatgtatatattttttatactatataatgatTCTAAAAATTTAGCCAACGCTTGCTCTcagtttattttttaattatacacTTGGAGACAAGAAACAACTTTCTATTTACAAGGAGAGTTAGCTTAAATTTCTAGAATTATTCTGAATATTTATGTAGTAACATTCAGCAAAATATCGTTTTTAGCGTTGCGAGCCCCTTCACATCCAAAGTACCGGATATAACCTGCGTACCAAAGGTGATAAAGGAAGGTCGTGCTGCACTAGTTACGTcatttggaattttcaaatttatggTCACCTATTCATTGACAGAATTTTTATCTGTCATTATTCTCTACTCGATCGACTCGGATCTGACAGATTTGGAGTTTCTGTTCATCGATATCTGTCTTATCGTTAACTTTGCTTCATTTTTCGGAAAAACTCGAGCGTACGAAAAGCAGTTAGTAAAAAAACCTCCTATGACTAGTTTGCTAAGTTTCACGTCGATCTTCTCTTTGTCTGTACATATGTTGATAATGACGATTTTTCAAACTATCGCTTATCATGCGGTTCGCACTTTTCCATGGTTTACACCATTCATTTACAGCAATGACACTGGATATATGTGTTATGAGAATTATTCCGTTTATTGCGTTTCTATGTTCCAGTATATAACGATGGCTATAATATTTTCACGTGGGAAACCATATCGAAAAGCCATTTACACGAATATTGCATTTATATCTTCCATAATATTATTGACCATCGTTTGCGCTTATATCACAGTTTATCCAGCAAATTGGATAGTAAATATGCTTCAACTATTCTTGCCTCCAGCGTACGACTGGAGGATTATTATTTTAGCACTCGCTTTTGCGAACTTTGTAGTTTGTTTCTTCGTTGAAACGTTTGTTATAGAGTATTTAATTGAGAAAAAATCCAAATCGAAATTTTACAAACCTGAGAAATCTAAAAAGGAATATTTAAGAATAGAACACGAGCTAAAGAACAACTTAAGTTGGCCAACGCTCAGTAAAGAATTACCAACTTTACCATTAACTCCGAGCGTAGAAAATATCATTAATGTAACGTATCCAGAGGAGAAATCTTATAATAATGACACTAAAACGAATTTACAAAACAATAGGACAATAGAGTCTAAAAACAATGATGGATTGCACGCATTTGATAACTACTCATTCGTTGATGATGAATCACCACGAAATACAAATATGGTAACTAGAGTTTAAGTCGTACCTTGAAAATACTTTACccgattttacaattttcagtACTAATATATGTGCGTAAGTATTACGAAGTATTTTCGAAACTTTAAGAGTGGTGCTGTAAAACGATacaaacattttcaaaataatgCTTGTAATTGTTGTACATGTATAGTGTAtgtttgtaataattatcaagtaattatcaataatttaataaaattaacgattGCATATTACTAATAATGTTTCAATgtcgaataatatttttgaaattttaatagtaatttattagtaatttattaaaaacatgAAAAATACAGTTTTCGTAGGAATTTGTAAcaaaaatgtatgtaaaatatatatttattttgcttAGTAGAAAATTTGGGTATCTAAGAAGTAAAACAAATTACATATCATAAGACGAGACTGTTTGTTGTCTTCGGATCCGataatttcaatctttttagCGTTTTCTGTAATACGAATAATAATGCCATTGTTCGTAAGCGTATATGcaatgataaatataatatttttaagtatATTTACCTATAATGTCTTTGTAATTTGCCACAAGTTCTTTTTGAATCCAACCTCTATAACGAAgcacaattttatttattatttgtattgtATTTTCATGTATTTTTGACTTTAACAATAGATTTGGCAAAGTTGAGATAAATTCTTTAAATGCACTTTCCCTATAATAAATTAGACATTATTGTAAGAACATTAGGGACAGGTTTAAAAAAGATTGTAGAATTATTTACCTGTGCAATTCATGTAAAGTATGATCTAACATTATCTCGCTAATCACAGAAAATAATTGTAACTGCATCTCCCTTTTTGACTGATTACAACATGCATTTACAACTAATTGTAAGGTTTCACTTAAATCAAGGTGAT
Coding sequences within it:
- the LOC126873265 gene encoding polyamine-transporting ATPase 13A3-like, with translation MTTSNGIKDDQTSRVQWQKIHTGQDEDMRVYGFEKSRSKSILTYVSYVLTIGWIRLLFHWYPQLHLYATHNKCSLSCATKLLITDNYQGKYKSYFVKDVKTISAKNISTRDLFRDLGSNDEEFVEKIRCKKLKINLENGTQCEMYEVRAFWCKKQCYIWDVTQNTFSRLVGLDKYTLCSDLNLNNNHGLSKEEQCLRRIVYGSNEIGVPVQNIGVLLLLEVLNPFYIFQVFTLCVWFTEGYLYYTAAIICMSLFGIISSIIQTRKNQINLHGTVTSTETVRVYRNSKVTENIPSSDLVPGDIIELPKHQATVVCDAVLLTGQCILNESMLTGESVPVTKTPLPSRHVLYDSKECSHHTMYSGTTIIQTRSYNDQPVLARVIRTGFHTNKGSLVAAILYPPPADFKFDQDSYKFIGILALIATCGFIYTIVTKASRGITAGDIVIKALDIITIVIPPALPAAMTVGKLYAQVRLKRAQIYCISNRVINVSGSINCICFDKTGTLTEDGLDMWGIVPCTNGVLGEAERSIPKLNNHLLFEGMLVCHSLTLINGTLCGDPLDVKMFESTGWILEEFNNEHSNKYDLVAPTIVKPPKNNSFTQNMNEISEIGIVQQYQFSSSLQRMSVIVRVLGSDTYKAYTKGSPEMILSLSKPETIPKDIMICLKRYTEQGYRVIAMGQTKLPENSNKIMKLPRDAVEQNLEFLGLVIMENRLKAPTIPVIKELRTANIHVLMITGDNIQTAVSVAKECGILSPQESVIDVTVVMEENKSQPEIYFNAQEMSSKLNLHNKKLNILELKDIERNIGNTNYRFALTGQSWQLLREYYPDIIAKICVRGAIFARMTSDQKQQLVLELMQLGYYVAMCGDGANDCGALRAAHAGISLSEAESSVASPFTSKVPDITCVPKVIKEGRAALVTSFGIFKFMVTYSLTEFLSVIILYSIDSDLTDLEFLFIDICLIVNFASFFGKTRAYEKQLVKKPPMTSLLSFTSIFSLSVHMLIMTIFQTIAYHAVRTFPWFTPFIYSNDTGYMCYENYSVYCVSMFQYITMAIIFSRGKPYRKAIYTNIAFISSIILLTIVCAYITVYPANWIVNMLQLFLPPAYDWRIIILALAFANFVVCFFVETFVIEYLIEKKSKSKFYKPEKSKKEYLRIEHELKNNLSWPTLSKELPTLPLTPSVENIINVTYPEEKSYNNDTKTNLQNNRTIESKNNDGLHAFDNYSFVDDESPRNTNMVTRV